The genomic stretch ATGCATGCCTCTATAAGAGGCAAGCAGAAAAGCAATACCGGGAACAGACAGAAACAACATACGAAGTTGAGTAAACATGGTATTTTCCTTATGTGATTGAGCTATTTGGAACCCGCCTTAGGGGCGAGGTTGTGATGCGTTAAAACGCAAGTTTCATCAGTGAAAGACCGGGGAAAATCGCGAAGACTACGGTCAAAGGCAGAATTAAAAATACGACAGGCGCCAACATGGCGATCTCCTTTTTCCCGGCTACTTCGAGAAGCTCGCGTTTCGCGTTGTCGCGCACATCTTGGGCCTGTGCCCGTAGAACATCTGCCAAAGGAGTACCGCGTTCGATGGCTACGGCTACACCATCGACAAATCGGCTAAGGGCTGGAATTTGTGTACTCTGTGCGAATTCGTTGAGCGCCGCCAGTAGGCTGGATCCGGCTCGCGTTTGCGCAAGAATATCGTTAAATTCTCGGGCCAATTCCCCGCGAGATGTACGGCAAATGCGCTCCAGGGAAGCAAGAGCAGATTCACCCGCAGCCACCGAAAGCGCCATCATCTCTGCAAGCGCAGGAAACTCCGCAATGAGCTGTTTCTCACGACGTACAATAATCTGGCCCAGCCACCAGTCTCGCGCCAGAAAACCGGTAACACCACCCAGGATAATGAGCATCAGGCCG from Rothia dentocariosa ATCC 17931 encodes the following:
- a CDS encoding type II secretion system F family protein → MNFAIIFGLFFAFGVMLIASSLRKRRGPNFGERIAPQMRSVSIRESLHRENQVSGTSVLDALYSFLEPMMQSFLGRVRSTESRDEALAARLRRAGSDQTVSAFRAEQILWAVSSVALLGVLSVIGLLENQLSLWSGLMLIILGGVTGFLARDWWLGQIIVRREKQLIAEFPALAEMMALSVAAGESALASLERICRTSRGELAREFNDILAQTRAGSSLLAALNEFAQSTQIPALSRFVDGVAVAIERGTPLADVLRAQAQDVRDNAKRELLEVAGKKEIAMLAPVVFLILPLTVVFAIFPGLSLMKLAF